The genomic region TCGATGATGGTCAGATCGTGCTGATCGGCAAGCTTCAGAAGCCGGTGGGCCGTCACCGGGGAAAGCGTGGCGCCCGTCGGATTATGGATGGCGGAGTTGGTGATGTAGAGCCGCGGCCGGTGTTCGGCGACGACTTGGGCAAACAGCTCGATATCGGGACCGGACGGGGTGTAGGGCACGCCGACGATCGTTGCCCGATGGGCGCGCAGCAGCGCGTGAAAATTGAAGTAGCAGGGGTCGTCGACCAGCACCGTATCGCCAGGCTCCAGCAGGAAACGACAGAGCAGATCGATTGCCTGGGTGCCGGACTCGGCCAGCATGATCTGGTCGGGGGGGACTTCGATCCCCCGTTCGCCCATGCGTCGCGAAATCAGCTGGCGCAGCGGCGGCAGTCCAAGGGGGGAACCGTAGTCGGCGAGCGCTGGCCCATCGGCGCGGGCAAGCGTCCTCAGGCCACGGCGCATGCCTTCCCCGGGCAGCCAGGAAGGCGGCAACCAGCCGCAGCCGGGCTTCAGGTCGGTTTCGTCGGCCTCCAGCGATTGCCGGGATATCCAGAAGGGATCGACGGCGCGGTCGAGCTTCGGTCCGGCCTCGGCGAGCGCAAAGGGTGCGGCCTGGTTGGCGACATAGAAGCCGGAGCCCGGTCGCGCCAGGATCGCGCCTTCGGCGACCAGGCGCTCATAGGCGTCGACCACGGTCGAGGTCGACAGTTTCAGCGTCGCCGCCAGCCCGCGGACGGAAGGCAGCTTTGCGCCGGGCGTCAGGCTGCGGCCGGCAATGCGCTGCCGGATCGTTGCGACCACCGTCTCCACGCGTGTGCGTGCTTCGTTCATCCGTATTGCTTCCTGCACCATAACAGTTTTGCAAAACTGTATCAGACTGTCACTGTCCTGACCATCCGTGCCGGCCGATAAAGGGACGGCAATAATGGAGTGCAAGGCATCATGGACCGCATGGCATCGGGATGGATCAATGGTTTTATCGGGGTGGTGATCTTCAGCGGATCGCTGCCGGCCACCCGCGTGGCGGTGATGCAGTTCGATCCCGTCTTCCTGACCGTGGCGCGCGCGGCGATCGCCGGCATTCTTGGGCTCGGCCTGCTGCTCGCTTTCCGGGAGAAGCGGCCGAGCCGGCGCGACATCCTCTCGCTTGCCGTCGTCGCCCTCGGCGTCGTGGTCGGTTTTCCGCTGCTGACGGCGCTGGCGCTGCAGCACGTCACCTCGGCGCATTCCATCGTCTTCATCGGCCTGCTGCCGCTGGCAACCGCGATCTTCGGGGTGATCCGCGGCGGAGAACGGCCGAAGCCGGCCTTCTGGCTCTTCTCCGTTCTCGGCAGTGCGCTGGTGGCGGGGTTCGCATTGACGCAGGGCCTGACGGCATCACTGGTCGGCGACCTGCTGATGCTGGCGGCGATCGTCGTCTGCGGCCTCGGTTATGCCGAGGGCGGCCGGCTTTCGCGCACGCTCGGCGGATGGCAGGTGATTTCCTGGGCGCTGGTTCTGTCGCTGCCGGTGATGGCCGCCGTGGCGTTCCTCTACCGGCCGGTGAGTTTCGCGGCGATAGAAACGCCGGCGCTGATCGGCCTTGCCTATGTCTCGCTGTTCTCCATGCTGATCGGCTTCATCTTCTGGTATCGCGGCCTGTCGCAAGGCGGCATCGCTGCCGTCGGCCAGCTGCAGCTGCTCCAGCCGTTCTTCGGCCTGGCGCTCGCCGCCACCCTGCTGCATGAGTCCGTGACATGGAGCATGCTGGCTGTGACGGTTGCCGTTATTCTGTGTGTCGCCGGTGCAAAGAGGTTTGCGCGGTAAGGAAAGAATCCACTGACGGACGGGTCCGTCGCAGAGTTTCTTAACCGACCCTCCTCACGCCTCCTGAATGTTGAAGCCATAGGCTCGCTCGACGAGCCCAACGCGAATTTCGTAGCGGCTGTACCAATCCGACCGGCCACGATTTTGCGCCTCGATATGGTCGACGACTGATTTCCAGGCTCGAATGCTGTCCTCATCCTTCCAATAGGAGATGAGTATGCCGAAACCGTCTGCGCCGCGCGCGCTTTCGAGGCCGAGATATCCGGGCTGCAGTTTTGCAAGTTCCGTCATCGCATACCCCATCTCGCCGTAGCCATCGTCTAGCTTGGTTCGTTGAGAGGAGAAACTGACCATGTAATAAGGCGGTTCAGGTAAAGCGGCGATGGGCATATGGGCTCCTCCGTTTGGCGTAGTACAGGACCATACGATGGCCGTACGGGTCGCACAACTTCGCCTCTCGCTGCGGCGACAATGCTACCCTCAGGCGAAGCGGACGCCGTCGGCATCGGCGCTGCCAGGCCAGTCCTACGTCACAAAGCCGCCGCTCAATCGTCAGCAAATGGCCCCGTTACCGCCGCACCGCGCCCTCTTAAGGGCTCCATGGTCGCGACCTCGCTGGCCTTTCAGCGGCTGGCGATCGACCGAGGTGGTTTTGCTGCCGATCAATCATGCACGTGAAAAGGAACGAATATGATCACTCGTTACACATCCCTGGCAATGATGACCGCTGCTGTCTTCAGCCTGTTTGCTTTCAGCCCGGCATCGGCTACGGAGATGGCCCAGGCGGGGCAGCAACCGGCCGCACAGGGCCAGGCGCCGATGCAGGGCCAGAGCGGCGGCACGGCGGCACCCGCGGCCGTCAGCGATCAGAAGCTCGAGGCCTTTGCCGTTGCCTATCTGCAGGTCGACAAGGTCCGGCAGGAATATTCGGCCAAGATCGGCGCGACGAAGGATGAGGCCGGCAAGCAGAAGCTGCAGGAAGAAGCCAAGAAGCAGATGGTCGATACCGTCGAGGCCTCCAAAGATATCTCCGTCGAGGAATATTCCTCGATCCTGACGGCCGCCCAGAGCGACCCGGCGCTGGCCAAGAAGGTTCTGGAAAAGATCGGCACCCCGCCGCCGGCGCAGCCGCAGCAATAGGCTTAAACCGGAACGGGGCGGGCTAAGGTCCACGCGGGAGCGCTTCCCGCGCCCGCCCCAATCTTGACGCAGCCTCACTTGGCGGGCACGATCAGCGCCTCACCCTTGCGCACGATGTAGGTCGCCAGCTCCGAAGCCTTGCCGTCGCCGACATTCCTGGCCGAGTGCACCACGCCGGAGGGGATGAACAGGGACTGGCCGGCCTTGAGCGTCACCGGCTCCCGGCCTTCGAGCCGGTATTCCAGCGTACCCTCGAGCACGAAGGCGATTTCTTCGCCGGGATGTGAATGATTGGGTGCGAGAACGCCAGGGGCGAAATCGACGCGCACCTGAACGGCCTCGTGGCCGGGCACGTCGATATCGTTCCTGACGAGATCGGTGCGCTGCAGCGGTTGTTCTGCGTGCGCTGTCGCCGCGGTGCCGAGAGCGAGGGCGAGCGCGATAACCTGGATCATTTTCATTTTGTCATCCTTGCTGAATTGACCTTTCCGGCTCATCGGCCGCAATGGCATTTCAGTCGATGATTGCATTTGGGATGTGTCTGAAACCCTGCATTTTTGTAAGCGAATGTACTTCCTGACGCCGCTGCGCGAAGCGCTCGCCGCCCGCACCTTCCGCACCGCCCCGCCGCTACTGCCCGACTGGGAGGACAATTCCTGGGCCCGGGGTGCTGCCGCCCTCGTCACCCAGAAGATCTTCGACTTCGAGTCCTCGGGCGGAGTGACGGATATTGCGACGCTGGGGAGTGTCCGAGGCTCGACGTCGGCGGCTTGAGGGATGGTGTGTCGGTGGGATTGCCTTTGCCGGATAAGCCGTGCCGTGCAAGCCCCCCTCTGCCCTGCCGGGCATCTCCCCCACAGGTGGGGAGATCGGATGGGCGCAAGGGCTTCCCCAAACAACTGGTGTTACAGCTCGACGAAACGGAAGACGGGTGCGAAGGTTTAGCCACTTGTGTTCTCCCCATATCCAGGTCGCGGCGCGTTGTTCGGATTTTATCCTCTGTCGTGCCGTGCAAGCCCCCCTCTGGCCTGCCGGCCATCTCCCCCACAGGTACGGTGCCGGCCAGGAGGTCGGCGACATCGTCCGGATCGTGGCCGGCCAGGCCGACGCGCATGGCGGCGACCGGATTGGTGGCAAGGTCGGTCGCCACGCATTCCACCGAATCCACCATCAGCTTGAAGCCGACGGCGAGCGCATGCTTGCCCGAGCTGGTGAAGCTCGCCGGCCGCCCGGATGCCAGGCTCGCCGGCATCGGCATCTCCATGCCCGGTGTGCGGGCTGGAATAATCTATGCATAAGTTCGGCCGCTGATCAACCGAGGCCGAGCCGATTATACGCTTGGGATCATGGAGGGATCGGCGTCGATGCCTGATCGAGCGCGTTCCAAGGAGGGGGCGGCTTGGACCGGGCGGTTTTGATCGATCAACTGGGAGGAATTCAATGGCATTTTTGAAGCAATTTCCGTCGACCACCCGCAGGCGCTTCCTGAAGGGCGCGGGCCTGGTTTCCGCAGCCGCCGTGACCGGCAGCTTTCCGATCCCGGCGATCGCGCAGGCGCAGGAGGTCACGATGATCTCCGCCGAAAACAATGGCGCCGCACTCGACGCGCTGAAGGCGATCGCCGCCGGCTTCAGCAAGGAAGCCGGCGTCAACGTCGTCATCAACAATATGGATCACGAGGCCCACAAGACGGCGATCCGCAACTATCTGGTCGCCGGCGCCCCGGATGTCTGCTCCTGGTTTTCGGGCAACCGCATGCGCGCCTTCGTCAAGCGCGGCCTGTTCGACGATATCTCCGATCTGTTCGAGAAGGAAAAATACAAGGACGTGCTGGGTGCGACGGCCGGCGCCGTCACTGAAGACGGCAAGCAATACGGCCTTCCGACAGGCGGTACGCTCTGGGGCATGTTCTATCGCAAGGACGTGTTCGCCGAGCATGGCCTCACGGTGCCGAAGACGGCCGAGGAGTTCATGGCCTATGGCGAAAAGTGCAAGGCGGCCGGCATCACCCCGGTGGCGATCGGCACCAAGGAATTGTGGCCGGCGGCCGGCTGGTTCGACCAGATGAATCTGCGCATCAACGGGCTCGACAAGCACATGGCGCTGATGAACGGCGAGATGAGCTATCTCGATCCGTCGCTGACCGCCGTCTTCGACCAGTGGGAAGCGATGATTTCGAAGGGTTTCTTCACGCCGAACCATACGTCCTTCGGCTGGCAGGAGGCCGCGGCCCTTCTGGCGCAGAAGAAAGCCGGCATGATGAACCTCGGCGCCTTCCTGCGCTCGGCTTTCACCGCCGAGGACCTGCCGCAGCTCGCCTACGCCACCTTCCCGGTGCTCGATGCCAAGGTCGGCCACTTCGAGGAATTCTCGGTCAATTCGATCCACATTCCCGCCAAGGCCAAGAACAAGCAGGGCGCACGCGACTTCCTCGCCTATTTCTACAAGCCGGAAAACCTGGCGGCCTATCTGGAGCCGGGCGGCAACGTGCCGCCGCGCCACGACCTGCCGCCGAGCAAGGACCCGCTCGTCAATGTCGCCGTCGAGACGATGAAGACGGTGCAGGGCACCTCGCAATATTACGACCGCGACAGCGATCCGGACATGGCCCAGGCCGGCCTCGTCGGCTTCCAGGAATTCATGGCCAAGCCCGACCGGCGTAAGGCCATCCTGACGCGGCTCGAGGGGACGCGGAAGCGGATTTATAAGATCTGAGCTTGCTGCCGCAGCCCTGTCTGTTGGCAAGCGGTCCTCTACTCGACGTCATCCTCGGCCCTGTGCCGAGGATCTGCTGCCCTATCGGTTCGGGGTTAGATGCTCGGGACAAGCCCGAGCATGACGAAGGAGGGGTGGCGGGCTTTGCCAGCAAGCCGAGGGCGTCGCTTTACTCCCGGCGAGGCCCGCCCCCCACTCGACGTCATCCTCGGCCTTGTGCCGAGGATCTGCTGCCCTATCGAACGGAGGCAGATGCTCGGGACAAGCCCGAGCATGACGAAAGGAGGGGGTGGCGGGCTTTGACAGCGATCTGAGGGCAGAAAAGCTCATACGAATAACATGAGGCTCCTGACATGCAGACATTATGGCGCCGCCAGCGGTGGTGGCTGACCCCGGTTTTGCTCATCGCGCCGGCAATCCTGCTGTTTTCCACCGTCATCCTACTGTCGGCGGTGCGCAGCGTCTGGATCAGCCTGCACGAGTGGGACGGCTTCGGCCCGATGGTGTGGATCGGGCTCGGCAATTACGTCGAGCTCTACAACGATCCGCAATTCTACGTGTCGCTGAAGAACAACCTCCTCTGGCTTGTGATGTTCATGGCTGCGCCGCCGATCGGGCTCGCCATCGCGCTGCTGGTCAATCAGAAAATCGCGGGCATGCGCTTCCTGAAGTCGCTGTTCTTCATTCCGCTGGTGCTCGCCTCGGTCACGGTCGGGGTCGTCTTCACCTGGGTCTATACGCCGGAGTTTGGGCTGCTGGCGCTGATCTTCAAGGCCTTCGGGGCGGTGGCGCCGGCAGTGCTTTCCGACGAGCATTTCGTCACCTTCGCCATCGTCATCGCAGCGCTCTGGCCGCAGATCACCTTCTGCATGGTGCTCTATCTCGCCGGCCTCAACAATCTGAGCGAAGAGCTGATCGGGGCAGGGCGCGTCGATGGGGCGAGGGGCTGGAACATGCTGTGGCACATCGTGCTGCCGCAGCTGACTCAGGTGACCTTCATCGCCATTGCCGTCACCGTGGTAGGCGCCCTGCGCTCCTTCGACATGGTGTCGGTGATGACATCGGGCGGGCCATTCGGATCGTCCTCTGTGCTCGCCTACCAGATGTTCGAGCAGTCGATTTTCTCCTACCGCTTCGGCTACGGCGCGGCGATCGCCTCGGTGCTGTTCGTGATCATGGCCGTCTTCATCGTCTGGTATCTCAGCCGCATCATCCGAACCGAAGAGAGGGGAGGCTGATGTATCCTCGTCCCATTCCCGAGACCGCCGTCTGGCAGCGCCGCCTCTATGTGCTTGCCGTCGTCATCGTGCTGCTGCTGTGGCTCTGCCCGCTGTTTGCCATCGTTCTCACCTCCTTCCGCACGACCGAGGATGTCATGGGCGGCAACCTGTGGGGATGGCCGACCGGCATGGGCGTGATCGACAATTATACCGATGTCTTCACGCAGACGCCGATGGCCCGCTACTTCCTCAACAGCCTGATCATCACCATTCCCTCGGTGATCGGCGTGCTTGTTCTCTCGACACTCGCCGGCTACGTGCTGTCGCGCTACCGCTTTCGCGGCAACATGCTGATCTTCGCGCTGTTCGTGGGTGGCAATTTCCTGCCGCATCAGATCATGATGATCCCGGTGCGCGATCTGATGGTGCAGCTCGATCTGATCGATACCACCGCGGCGCTGATCATCTTCCACGTCGCCTTCCAGACCGGTTTTGCCACACTGTTCATGCGCAATTTCATCGCGGCATTGCCCGATGAATTGTTCCAGGCGGCGCGGGCAGAAGGCGCCTCGCCCTTCCAGACGCTCATCCATGTGGCGATCCCGCTGGTGCGGCCGGCACTCGCAGCCCTTGCCATCCTGATCTTCACCTTCATCTGGAACGATTATTTCTGGGCGGTGGTGCTGACCGTCAGCGACAGCGTCAAGCCGGTCACGGCAGGACTTGCCAATCTTCGCGGCGAATGGGTCTCGGCCTGGAACCTGATTTCGGCGGGCACGATCGTCGTCGCCGTGCCGCCGGTGGTGATGTTCTTCCTGATGCAGCGGCACTTCATCGCCGGCCTGACCATGGGGGCGGTGAAGGGATGAGCAATCGGCAGTTTTCAGTTTCAACAGAAGAGAGCCAGACATGACCAGTCTCGAACTCCGTGAGATCAACAAGAACTACGGCGCCTATCATGCGCTGCGCGGTATCGACCTTTCGGTCGCGCAAGGCGAGTTCATCGTCATGGTCGGCCCCTCCGGCTGCGGCAAGTCCACGCTGCTGAAATCGATCGCCGGCCTGGAGACGATTTCGTCCGGCCAGATCCTGATCAATGGCCGCGACGTCAGCAGCGAGGAGCCGGGCGATCGCGGGATCGCCATGGTCTTCCAGTCCTACGCGCTCTATCCGCACATGACGGTGGCGGAGAATATGGGCTTCGGCCTGCGCATGGCCAAGCGCCCGAAGGCCGAGATCGAGGCGGCGGTGGCGCGCGCCGCCAAGATCCTCAGGATCACCGACCAGCTGGACAAGCGGCCGAAGCAACTTTCCGGCGGCCAGCGACAGCGCGTCGCGATCGGCCGGGCGATCACCCGCTCGCCCGAGGTCTTTCTGTTCGACGAGCCGTTGTCCAACCTCGATGCGGCGCTGCGCACCCAGATGCGCGTCGAACTCAGCAGCCTGCATGCCGAGCTCGGCGCCACCATGGTCTATGTCACCCACGACCAGGTGGAGGCTATGACCATGGCAAGCCGCATCGTCGTGCTCAATCAGGGGATCATCGAGCAGGTCGGCTCGCCGCTGGAGCTTTACCGCAATCCCGACAATCTCTTCGTCGCCGGCTTCCTCGGCGCGCCCAGAATGAATTTCCTCGGCGTCACAGTCGACGAGGTCTCCGGCCGTCACGCGACTGTC from Rhizobium sp. BT03 harbors:
- a CDS encoding PLP-dependent aminotransferase family protein; translation: MVQEAIRMNEARTRVETVVATIRQRIAGRSLTPGAKLPSVRGLAATLKLSTSTVVDAYERLVAEGAILARPGSGFYVANQAAPFALAEAGPKLDRAVDPFWISRQSLEADETDLKPGCGWLPPSWLPGEGMRRGLRTLARADGPALADYGSPLGLPPLRQLISRRMGERGIEVPPDQIMLAESGTQAIDLLCRFLLEPGDTVLVDDPCYFNFHALLRAHRATIVGVPYTPSGPDIELFAQVVAEHRPRLYITNSAIHNPTGATLSPVTAHRLLKLADQHDLTIIEDDIFADFEYAPAPRLAAFDGLDRVIHIGSFSKTLSASARCGFVAAKPEWIDGLTDLKIATSFGGGRLTAELVLNVLSDGSYRKHVETLRTRLSRAMSEVSARLKDLGIRPWLEPQAGMFLWCRLPDGIDAADVARAALERKIVLAPGNAFSLSQSATNFMRFNVSQTLDPRVFEVLGDVLGRQGV
- a CDS encoding DMT family transporter; amino-acid sequence: MDRMASGWINGFIGVVIFSGSLPATRVAVMQFDPVFLTVARAAIAGILGLGLLLAFREKRPSRRDILSLAVVALGVVVGFPLLTALALQHVTSAHSIVFIGLLPLATAIFGVIRGGERPKPAFWLFSVLGSALVAGFALTQGLTASLVGDLLMLAAIVVCGLGYAEGGRLSRTLGGWQVISWALVLSLPVMAAVAFLYRPVSFAAIETPALIGLAYVSLFSMLIGFIFWYRGLSQGGIAAVGQLQLLQPFFGLALAATLLHESVTWSMLAVTVAVILCVAGAKRFAR
- a CDS encoding antibiotic biosynthesis monooxygenase: MPIAALPEPPYYMVSFSSQRTKLDDGYGEMGYAMTELAKLQPGYLGLESARGADGFGILISYWKDEDSIRAWKSVVDHIEAQNRGRSDWYSRYEIRVGLVERAYGFNIQEA
- a CDS encoding DUF4168 domain-containing protein, whose amino-acid sequence is MITRYTSLAMMTAAVFSLFAFSPASATEMAQAGQQPAAQGQAPMQGQSGGTAAPAAVSDQKLEAFAVAYLQVDKVRQEYSAKIGATKDEAGKQKLQEEAKKQMVDTVEASKDISVEEYSSILTAAQSDPALAKKVLEKIGTPPPAQPQQ
- a CDS encoding cupin domain-containing protein; the encoded protein is MKMIQVIALALALGTAATAHAEQPLQRTDLVRNDIDVPGHEAVQVRVDFAPGVLAPNHSHPGEEIAFVLEGTLEYRLEGREPVTLKAGQSLFIPSGVVHSARNVGDGKASELATYIVRKGEALIVPAK
- a CDS encoding ABC transporter substrate-binding protein, whose translation is MAFLKQFPSTTRRRFLKGAGLVSAAAVTGSFPIPAIAQAQEVTMISAENNGAALDALKAIAAGFSKEAGVNVVINNMDHEAHKTAIRNYLVAGAPDVCSWFSGNRMRAFVKRGLFDDISDLFEKEKYKDVLGATAGAVTEDGKQYGLPTGGTLWGMFYRKDVFAEHGLTVPKTAEEFMAYGEKCKAAGITPVAIGTKELWPAAGWFDQMNLRINGLDKHMALMNGEMSYLDPSLTAVFDQWEAMISKGFFTPNHTSFGWQEAAALLAQKKAGMMNLGAFLRSAFTAEDLPQLAYATFPVLDAKVGHFEEFSVNSIHIPAKAKNKQGARDFLAYFYKPENLAAYLEPGGNVPPRHDLPPSKDPLVNVAVETMKTVQGTSQYYDRDSDPDMAQAGLVGFQEFMAKPDRRKAILTRLEGTRKRIYKI
- a CDS encoding carbohydrate ABC transporter permease; its protein translation is MQTLWRRQRWWLTPVLLIAPAILLFSTVILLSAVRSVWISLHEWDGFGPMVWIGLGNYVELYNDPQFYVSLKNNLLWLVMFMAAPPIGLAIALLVNQKIAGMRFLKSLFFIPLVLASVTVGVVFTWVYTPEFGLLALIFKAFGAVAPAVLSDEHFVTFAIVIAALWPQITFCMVLYLAGLNNLSEELIGAGRVDGARGWNMLWHIVLPQLTQVTFIAIAVTVVGALRSFDMVSVMTSGGPFGSSSVLAYQMFEQSIFSYRFGYGAAIASVLFVIMAVFIVWYLSRIIRTEERGG
- a CDS encoding carbohydrate ABC transporter permease: MYPRPIPETAVWQRRLYVLAVVIVLLLWLCPLFAIVLTSFRTTEDVMGGNLWGWPTGMGVIDNYTDVFTQTPMARYFLNSLIITIPSVIGVLVLSTLAGYVLSRYRFRGNMLIFALFVGGNFLPHQIMMIPVRDLMVQLDLIDTTAALIIFHVAFQTGFATLFMRNFIAALPDELFQAARAEGASPFQTLIHVAIPLVRPALAALAILIFTFIWNDYFWAVVLTVSDSVKPVTAGLANLRGEWVSAWNLISAGTIVVAVPPVVMFFLMQRHFIAGLTMGAVKG
- a CDS encoding ABC transporter ATP-binding protein, whose translation is MTSLELREINKNYGAYHALRGIDLSVAQGEFIVMVGPSGCGKSTLLKSIAGLETISSGQILINGRDVSSEEPGDRGIAMVFQSYALYPHMTVAENMGFGLRMAKRPKAEIEAAVARAAKILRITDQLDKRPKQLSGGQRQRVAIGRAITRSPEVFLFDEPLSNLDAALRTQMRVELSSLHAELGATMVYVTHDQVEAMTMASRIVVLNQGIIEQVGSPLELYRNPDNLFVAGFLGAPRMNFLGVTVDEVSGRHATVSAPGLVPVTVELAEPTVLAKGAGLTLGVRPENISMVADGGQGGAIEGEVRLVEHLGRETILYVDAGNLQTIASESGTGNITVQLSYVAPFAAEQKVALKLDARELYLFSSDGGRTISARKTILDR